In Hwangdonia lutea, a single window of DNA contains:
- the ileS gene encoding isoleucine--tRNA ligase, producing MSAKFPEYKGLDLPNVANEILQYWQDNNIFEKSVTTREGSKPYVFYEGPPSANGLPGVHHVLARAIKDIFPRYKTMKGYQVKRKAGWDTHGLPIELGVEKELGITKEDIGKTISVEDYNAACRKAVMRYTDVWNDLTEKMGYWVDMDNPYITYEPKYMESVWWLLKQIYNKSLIYKGYTIQPYSPKAGTGLSSHELNQPGTYQDVTDTTVVAQFKANKNSLPDFLQNEGDIYFLAWTTTPWTLPSNTALTVGPKIDYVLVETFNQYTFQPIKVVLAKPLVAKQFTGKFKQVEEKSEIGAYKKEDKKIPYRVIAECKGKDLLGITYEQLLPFALPNDNPENAFRVISGDFVTTEDGTGIVHTAPTFGADDALVAKQATPEVPPMLVKDENGNLVPLVDLQGRFRPEMGEYAGKYVKNEYYPEGEAPEKSVDIELAIQLKTENKAFKVEKYKHSYPNCWRTDKPILYYPLDSWFIKVTDVKDRMHELNETINWKPKSTGDGRFGNWLANANDWNLSRSRYWGIPLPIWRTEDGKEEICIGSVEELKNEMQKAVTAGVLEKDIFVDFEVGNNSEANYAKIDLHKNIVDDIVLVSKTGQKMFRESDLIDVWFDSGSMPYAQWHYPFENNDLIDKGTTFPADFIAEGVDQTRGWFYTLHAIATMVFDSVAYKNVVSNGLVLDKNGQKMSKRLGNAVDPFETLGNYGADATRWYMISNANPWDNLKFDLEGIEEVKRKFFGTLYNTYSFFQLYTNLDNFTYSEADIPLDERPEIDRWILSELHTLIKKVDVFYADYEPTKAARAISNFTQDYVSNWFVRLSRRRFWKGDYLQDKISAYQTLYTCMETIAKLGAPIAPFFMDRLYLDLNAVTKKESFESVHLAEFPKFDSSFVDKSLERKMEAAQTISSLVLSLRAKEKIKVRQPLQKIMIPVDSAQQKEEILAISELIKHEVNVKEIELLDDASEVLVKQIKPNFKALGPRFGKDMKAIANAVSNFTSEDINKMEQIGSLDVAVNGKMITLERADVEITSQDIEGWLVANEGALTVALDVTLTDDLKREGVARELINRIQNLRKDSGFEVTDRIDVTLQKDINIENAVKHNIEYIKTETLTEKLEIMDRLDNGIDIAFDDVNTKLFIQKH from the coding sequence ATGAGCGCTAAATTTCCTGAATATAAAGGACTTGACTTACCAAATGTAGCAAACGAGATACTACAGTATTGGCAAGATAACAACATCTTCGAAAAAAGTGTAACAACCAGAGAAGGTAGCAAACCGTATGTGTTTTACGAAGGACCTCCATCGGCAAACGGATTACCGGGAGTGCACCACGTTTTAGCACGCGCTATTAAAGATATATTTCCACGGTACAAAACCATGAAGGGTTACCAAGTAAAGCGTAAAGCTGGTTGGGATACTCACGGTTTACCCATTGAGTTGGGTGTTGAAAAAGAACTGGGAATTACCAAAGAGGATATTGGTAAAACCATTTCGGTTGAAGATTATAATGCCGCCTGCCGTAAAGCCGTAATGCGCTATACCGATGTGTGGAACGACCTGACTGAAAAAATGGGCTATTGGGTAGATATGGACAACCCGTACATTACCTACGAACCCAAATACATGGAATCGGTTTGGTGGTTGTTAAAACAGATTTACAACAAATCGTTAATTTATAAGGGTTATACCATTCAGCCGTATTCGCCAAAGGCCGGAACAGGATTAAGCTCACACGAGCTGAATCAACCCGGTACGTATCAAGATGTAACAGATACAACGGTTGTGGCGCAGTTTAAAGCCAATAAAAATTCACTTCCAGACTTTTTGCAAAACGAAGGCGATATTTACTTTTTAGCCTGGACCACCACACCGTGGACCCTTCCAAGTAACACCGCGCTTACCGTTGGGCCAAAAATCGATTATGTTTTAGTTGAAACATTTAATCAATATACATTTCAGCCTATTAAAGTTGTTTTAGCAAAACCTTTGGTTGCAAAACAATTTACAGGAAAGTTTAAACAAGTTGAAGAAAAATCAGAAATAGGGGCTTATAAAAAAGAAGACAAAAAGATTCCTTACAGAGTTATTGCTGAATGTAAAGGGAAAGATTTGTTAGGCATAACTTACGAGCAATTGCTGCCTTTTGCCTTACCAAACGATAATCCAGAAAATGCATTTCGGGTTATTTCTGGCGATTTCGTAACCACCGAAGATGGTACTGGAATAGTACACACTGCACCAACCTTTGGTGCCGACGATGCTTTGGTTGCCAAACAAGCCACCCCAGAAGTGCCACCCATGTTGGTGAAAGACGAGAATGGCAACTTAGTACCATTGGTAGATTTACAAGGCCGTTTCCGTCCAGAAATGGGCGAATACGCCGGTAAATACGTAAAGAATGAATATTATCCCGAGGGCGAAGCACCAGAAAAATCTGTTGATATCGAGCTTGCCATCCAATTAAAAACAGAAAACAAAGCCTTTAAGGTTGAAAAATATAAACACAGTTACCCAAACTGTTGGCGTACCGACAAACCCATCTTGTACTATCCGCTAGATTCTTGGTTTATAAAGGTTACCGATGTAAAAGATCGTATGCACGAGCTTAACGAAACCATCAATTGGAAACCAAAAAGTACAGGCGACGGACGTTTTGGAAACTGGCTTGCCAATGCTAACGATTGGAACTTATCACGATCGCGGTATTGGGGTATTCCGTTACCAATTTGGAGGACTGAAGATGGTAAAGAAGAAATTTGTATCGGTTCGGTTGAAGAATTAAAAAACGAAATGCAAAAGGCTGTTACAGCAGGTGTTTTAGAAAAAGATATATTTGTTGATTTTGAAGTTGGAAACAATTCCGAGGCTAACTATGCAAAAATCGATTTACACAAAAACATTGTTGATGATATTGTTTTAGTTTCTAAAACAGGCCAAAAAATGTTCCGCGAAAGCGATTTAATCGATGTGTGGTTCGACTCAGGTAGCATGCCTTATGCACAGTGGCACTACCCGTTTGAAAACAACGATTTAATAGATAAAGGCACAACATTTCCAGCCGATTTTATAGCCGAAGGTGTCGATCAAACCCGTGGATGGTTTTATACATTACACGCCATAGCGACCATGGTTTTTGATTCTGTGGCTTACAAAAACGTGGTGTCTAACGGATTGGTATTGGATAAAAACGGACAAAAAATGTCCAAACGCTTAGGAAATGCCGTCGATCCGTTTGAAACTTTAGGAAATTACGGTGCTGATGCAACGCGTTGGTACATGATTAGCAATGCCAACCCATGGGACAATTTAAAATTCGATTTAGAAGGTATTGAAGAAGTTAAGCGCAAGTTTTTCGGAACGCTTTACAATACGTATTCATTCTTTCAACTGTATACAAATTTAGATAATTTCACCTATTCTGAGGCTGACATTCCTTTAGACGAACGTCCAGAAATAGACCGTTGGATTTTATCTGAATTGCACACGCTTATCAAAAAAGTGGATGTATTTTATGCCGATTACGAGCCCACTAAAGCCGCACGGGCCATATCGAACTTTACGCAAGATTATGTAAGCAATTGGTTTGTACGTTTAAGCCGAAGACGTTTTTGGAAGGGCGATTATCTGCAAGATAAAATCTCAGCCTACCAAACGCTTTATACTTGCATGGAAACCATTGCAAAATTAGGTGCGCCTATTGCCCCGTTTTTTATGGATAGGTTGTATCTGGATTTAAATGCGGTAACTAAAAAAGAATCGTTTGAAAGCGTGCATTTGGCTGAATTCCCAAAATTTGACTCCAGTTTTGTCGATAAGAGTTTAGAGCGCAAAATGGAAGCGGCCCAAACAATATCCTCATTGGTATTGTCGTTAAGAGCCAAAGAGAAGATTAAAGTACGTCAACCACTTCAAAAAATAATGATTCCTGTTGATAGTGCGCAACAAAAAGAAGAAATTTTAGCGATTTCGGAATTAATAAAACACGAAGTAAACGTTAAGGAAATTGAGCTTTTAGACGATGCTTCAGAGGTATTGGTTAAGCAAATAAAACCTAACTTTAAAGCTTTAGGCCCACGCTTTGGAAAAGATATGAAAGCTATTGCCAATGCAGTTTCCAACTTTACATCAGAAGATATTAACAAAATGGAACAAATTGGCAGTTTAGATGTTGCAGTTAACGGAAAAATGATTACTTTAGAACGGGCAGATGTAGAAATTACCTCGCAAGATATTGAAGGTTGGTTGGTTGCAAACGAAGGTGCATTAACAGTAGCTTTAGATGTAACGCTTACCGACGATTTAAAAAGGGAAGGCGTGGCCAGAGAGCTGATAAACCGTATACAAAATTTACGTAAAGATTCTGGTTTTGAAGTCACAGATCGAATAGATGTAACGCTTCAAAAAGATATAAATATTGAAAACGCTGTAAAACACAATATAGAGTATATTAAAACAGAAACCTTAACCGAAAAATTAGAAATTATGGACCGATTAGATAATGGTATAGATATTGCCTTTGATGATGTAAATACCAAATTATTTATTCAAAAACATTAA
- a CDS encoding TraR/DksA family transcriptional regulator: MSTDTVRYSDKDLADFKALILEKIEKAQHDLELIKSAYMNDHNNGTEDTSPQFKAFDEGSNVMSKESNSQLAIRQEKFIRDLKNALIRIENKTYGICRVTKKLINKERLKLVPHATLSIEAKNMQ, translated from the coding sequence ATGAGTACAGATACAGTAAGATATTCAGACAAAGATTTAGCCGATTTTAAAGCACTGATATTGGAAAAAATCGAAAAAGCACAGCACGATTTAGAGCTTATTAAAAGTGCTTACATGAACGACCACAACAACGGTACTGAGGACACATCGCCACAATTTAAGGCTTTTGATGAGGGTAGTAACGTAATGAGCAAAGAATCGAACTCGCAATTAGCCATTCGTCAAGAAAAGTTTATCCGCGATTTAAAAAATGCACTAATCCGCATTGAAAACAAAACCTATGGCATTTGCCGTGTTACAAAAAAACTCATTAACAAAGAGCGCTTAAAATTAGTACCACACGCCACTTTAAGTATTGAGGCAAAAAACATGCAATAA
- a CDS encoding lipoprotein signal peptidase produces MSLKKSIILIVIILLIDQISKIYIKTHFALQDYIEVFSWFKIYFIENDGMAWGTKISDFVSFIDDRTAKVALTLFRIVAIFGIGYWLHDVIKKQSPKVLILAIALIFAGALGNIIDSVFYGVLFDDSYSQVATFLPKAGGYDALLHGKVVDMLYFPIWKGYLPEWLPFFGGDYFTFFEPVFNIADMAISTGFIMLIVFNKKAFQKKET; encoded by the coding sequence ATGTCGCTAAAAAAATCCATTATACTTATTGTAATTATTTTGCTCATCGATCAGATTAGTAAAATTTATATAAAAACCCATTTTGCACTTCAAGATTATATCGAGGTATTTAGCTGGTTTAAAATTTATTTTATTGAAAACGATGGTATGGCTTGGGGAACAAAAATCAGCGATTTTGTATCGTTTATAGACGATAGAACAGCCAAAGTAGCCTTAACCCTATTTAGAATTGTAGCCATTTTTGGCATAGGATATTGGTTACACGATGTGATAAAAAAGCAAAGTCCCAAAGTGTTGATTTTAGCCATTGCTCTAATTTTTGCAGGCGCCTTGGGCAACATTATCGATTCGGTTTTTTATGGTGTTTTGTTTGACGACAGCTACAGTCAAGTCGCTACGTTTTTACCAAAAGCAGGCGGTTACGATGCACTTTTACACGGTAAAGTAGTCGATATGCTGTATTTCCCAATCTGGAAAGGCTACTTACCAGAATGGCTGCCCTTTTTTGGCGGTGATTATTTTACGTTTTTCGAACCTGTTTTTAATATCGCCGATATGGCCATAAGCACTGGGTTTATAATGCTTATTGTGTTTAATAAAAAGGCGTTTCAGAAAAAAGAAACTTAA
- a CDS encoding 5-formyltetrahydrofolate cyclo-ligase has translation MTKSELRKKYKTLREDLSAKQLDDLSIAIANKTLNLPIWEHTFYHIFLSIEELKEINTDYILNILSGKDKNIVVSKCKFKDTSLINYLLTDNTVIKKSAWGIPEPVDGIAIDDKKIDVVFVPLLAFDKHGNRVGYGKGFYDNFLANCKPETIKIGLSLFSVEEDIEGIYEGDIKLDYCVTPDTIYTF, from the coding sequence ATGACCAAATCAGAATTAAGAAAAAAATATAAAACACTTCGAGAAGATTTATCGGCAAAGCAGTTAGACGATTTAAGTATTGCTATTGCCAACAAAACATTAAACTTACCCATTTGGGAGCACACGTTTTATCATATTTTTTTATCGATTGAAGAGCTGAAAGAAATTAACACCGATTATATTTTAAACATTCTTTCCGGAAAAGATAAAAACATTGTGGTATCGAAATGTAAATTTAAGGATACCTCTCTAATCAATTATTTGTTGACCGACAATACGGTAATTAAGAAAAGCGCTTGGGGCATTCCCGAACCTGTTGACGGCATAGCGATTGACGATAAAAAAATTGATGTCGTTTTTGTGCCGCTTTTGGCCTTTGACAAACACGGTAATCGGGTGGGTTACGGCAAGGGGTTTTACGATAATTTTTTGGCCAACTGCAAACCGGAAACCATTAAAATTGGATTGTCTCTTTTTAGTGTTGAAGAAGACATTGAAGGGATTTATGAGGGCGATATTAAATTGGATTACTGCGTGACGCCCGATACCATTTACACATTTTAG
- a CDS encoding succinylglutamate desuccinylase/aspartoacylase family protein → MSTETNILTILGESIKPGEHKEVNFVVANLHTSSPVNVPIIIERSKKPGPTVLFTAGIHGDEVNGVEIVRQLIAKGINKPKSGTIICMPIINIFGFINLKREFPDGRDLNRVFPGSKNGSLASRVAHKLITEVVPHVDYVMDFHTGGSGRFNAPQLRIAKANKQLYGLAKVFGAPFVLYSKNLNKSFRNTCYKLGKPLLLFEGGKSFYIDDIVTNSGVNGAKRVLHHLGMLSSKFKVSTPKKECVFIEESKWIRAKFSGMFKASVKINAKLEKGDLLGNITDPYGKMNYFVKADHSGYIINVNQSPVVYQGDALFHITTKL, encoded by the coding sequence ATGAGTACCGAAACCAATATACTTACCATTTTAGGCGAATCTATTAAACCTGGAGAACACAAGGAGGTAAATTTTGTTGTTGCCAATTTACACACCTCATCGCCGGTAAATGTACCCATTATTATAGAGCGCTCAAAAAAGCCGGGGCCAACGGTTTTATTTACGGCCGGCATTCATGGCGACGAAGTAAATGGTGTTGAAATTGTAAGGCAGCTTATTGCCAAAGGCATTAATAAGCCAAAATCGGGAACCATTATTTGTATGCCCATCATCAATATTTTTGGTTTTATTAATTTAAAACGCGAATTCCCCGATGGCCGAGATTTAAACCGGGTGTTTCCGGGTTCTAAAAATGGGTCGTTGGCAAGTCGTGTGGCCCACAAACTTATAACTGAAGTTGTGCCACATGTAGATTATGTTATGGACTTTCACACCGGTGGTTCTGGACGTTTTAATGCCCCACAATTGCGTATTGCTAAAGCCAATAAACAACTTTATGGATTGGCTAAAGTTTTTGGTGCGCCTTTTGTGTTGTACTCAAAAAACTTAAATAAATCGTTTAGAAATACCTGTTATAAATTGGGCAAACCTTTGTTGCTTTTTGAAGGCGGAAAGTCTTTTTATATTGATGATATAGTAACCAATTCGGGGGTTAATGGTGCCAAACGGGTACTGCATCATTTAGGCATGTTGAGCTCGAAGTTTAAAGTGTCTACACCAAAAAAAGAATGTGTTTTTATAGAGGAAAGCAAATGGATTCGCGCTAAATTTTCTGGGATGTTTAAGGCTTCGGTTAAAATAAACGCAAAATTAGAGAAAGGTGATTTGTTAGGTAATATAACCGACCCTTATGGCAAGATGAATTATTTTGTAAAAGCAGACCATTCGGGTTATATTATAAATGTAAATCAATCGCCAGTGGTGTATCAAGGCGATGCCCTTTTTCATATTACCACAAAATTGTAA
- the rimK gene encoding 30S ribosomal protein S6--L-glutamate ligase produces MNIVILSRNPHLYSTERLVEEGEKRGHKVEVIDPLKCDIIIEREKPTIYYKDRYLDYVDAIIPRIGASVTFYGCAVVRQFEMMGVFTIVTSDAIQRSRDKLRSLQRLSKAGIGMPKTVFTNYSRDVEEVINHVGGTPVIIKLLEGTQGLGVVLAETKNAAESVLEAFNGLQARVIVQEFIKEAKGADIRALLVDGQVVGAMKRQGKEGEFRSNLHRGGSANIIKLDHDELKLAMNASKALKLPVCGVDMLQSARGPLLLEVNSTPGLEGIEGATGRNIAKAIITFIERNRR; encoded by the coding sequence ATGAATATAGTTATATTATCCAGAAACCCTCATTTATACTCGACCGAACGTTTGGTTGAAGAAGGTGAAAAACGCGGCCATAAAGTTGAAGTGATTGATCCTTTGAAATGCGACATTATTATTGAGCGCGAAAAACCAACCATTTATTACAAAGACAGGTATTTGGATTATGTTGATGCGATAATACCAAGAATTGGTGCTTCGGTAACCTTTTATGGATGCGCTGTGGTACGCCAATTTGAAATGATGGGCGTATTTACTATTGTAACTTCTGACGCTATACAACGCTCCAGGGATAAATTACGCAGTTTACAACGCTTAAGTAAAGCGGGAATAGGTATGCCAAAAACGGTTTTTACCAATTACTCGCGCGATGTAGAAGAAGTTATAAATCACGTGGGCGGTACACCCGTAATTATAAAATTATTGGAAGGTACACAGGGTTTGGGCGTGGTTTTGGCCGAAACTAAAAATGCAGCCGAATCGGTTTTGGAAGCTTTTAATGGCTTACAGGCGCGTGTTATTGTGCAGGAATTTATTAAAGAAGCCAAAGGCGCCGATATTAGAGCGTTGCTGGTTGACGGACAAGTGGTTGGTGCCATGAAACGCCAAGGAAAAGAAGGCGAATTCAGGTCTAATTTACATCGTGGTGGTTCGGCAAATATTATAAAACTGGATCACGACGAACTGAAATTAGCGATGAATGCCTCTAAAGCTTTAAAACTTCCGGTTTGTGGGGTAGATATGTTGCAATCGGCACGCGGACCATTGCTTTTGGAAGTAAATTCTACACCCGGTTTAGAAGGTATTGAGGGTGCTACCGGACGAAATATTGCCAAAGCTATTATTACTTTTATTGAACGAAATAGGCGCTAA
- a CDS encoding ATP-dependent zinc protease family protein produces MTKKIVGRIDIVDFPKLGLHNIDVKIDTGAYTSAIHCSEIIEEGKSLRCIFNSAIHKNFGKTEIVFDEYWRTNVKSSNGFKENRYKIKSEIIFFGKSYKINLTLSTREDMKFPVLIGRQFLKRKFLVDVDVENVSYNLKK; encoded by the coding sequence ATGACTAAAAAAATTGTAGGACGTATTGATATTGTTGATTTTCCGAAACTTGGATTGCACAATATTGATGTAAAAATAGATACCGGTGCTTATACATCGGCGATACATTGCTCTGAGATTATTGAGGAGGGCAAAAGTTTACGCTGTATTTTTAACAGCGCCATACATAAAAATTTTGGTAAAACCGAAATTGTGTTTGATGAGTATTGGCGCACCAACGTAAAAAGCAGCAACGGTTTTAAGGAAAACAGATATAAAATTAAGAGTGAAATTATATTTTTTGGAAAGTCTTATAAGATTAACTTAACTTTAAGCACGCGTGAGGATATGAAATTTCCGGTGCTTATTGGGAGGCAATTTTTAAAACGTAAATTTTTAGTGGATGTGGATGTTGAAAATGTATCTTATAATTTAAAAAAATAG
- the uvrC gene encoding excinuclease ABC subunit UvrC encodes MSKPTLDIQLKTLPNAPGVYQYFDADGTIIYVGKAKNLKKRVSSYFTKTHDNGKTRVLVKKIANIKHIVVDTETDALLLENNLIKKHKPRYNVMLKDDKSYPWICIKKERFPRVFSTRRVFKNCGEYFGPYTSMKTVSTLLDLIRGLYNLRTCNYHLSEEKIQAGKYKVCLEYHLGNCKGACEGLETEAEYNENIKAIREILKGNFKDSLQQFRVQMKQYAEKMQFEDAQKIKEKIEVLENYQAKSTIVNPKISNVDVFSIMSDESYGYINFLQLSYGSIIRSHTLEIKKKLDETDQQLLELAITEIRQRFHSKSKEIYVPFKVNLGDDIKVTVPKLGDKKHILDLSLRNAKYFRMERFKQDKIVDPDRHVNRIMAQMKADLRLAEEPRHIECFDNSNIQGTHPVAACVVFKNGKPSKKDYRHFNIKTVEGPDDFASMEEVVYRRYKRLLDENQPLPQLIIIDGGKGQLSSSLKSLDALDLRGKIAIIGIAKRLEELFYPDDPIPLYLDKKSETLKIIQQLRNEAHRFGIEHHRNKRSKTALNTELETIAGIGEKTVVELLRHFKSAKRVANAKLDELEAVVGVSRAEKIYNYYHGK; translated from the coding sequence ATGAGCAAACCTACCCTCGACATACAATTAAAAACCTTACCCAATGCTCCCGGTGTGTATCAATATTTTGATGCTGATGGCACCATTATTTACGTCGGAAAAGCTAAAAACCTAAAAAAAAGGGTGAGCTCCTATTTTACCAAAACGCACGACAACGGTAAAACCCGAGTGCTGGTAAAAAAAATAGCCAACATAAAACACATTGTGGTCGACACCGAAACCGATGCCCTATTGTTGGAAAACAATCTGATTAAAAAACACAAACCGCGCTACAATGTGATGTTGAAAGACGATAAATCGTACCCGTGGATTTGCATAAAAAAAGAGCGTTTTCCCAGAGTGTTTTCTACCCGACGCGTGTTTAAAAACTGTGGCGAATATTTTGGACCCTACACCAGCATGAAAACCGTTTCTACACTGCTGGATTTAATTCGGGGCTTGTATAATTTACGCACCTGCAACTACCATTTATCCGAAGAAAAAATACAGGCCGGTAAATATAAAGTCTGTTTAGAATACCATTTAGGGAACTGCAAAGGTGCATGCGAAGGCTTGGAAACCGAAGCCGAATACAACGAAAACATAAAAGCCATTCGCGAAATTTTAAAAGGTAACTTTAAGGATTCGCTCCAGCAGTTTCGAGTGCAAATGAAACAGTATGCTGAGAAAATGCAGTTTGAAGACGCCCAAAAAATAAAAGAGAAAATAGAGGTTCTGGAAAATTACCAAGCAAAATCTACCATTGTAAATCCCAAGATCAGCAATGTTGATGTGTTTTCTATAATGAGCGACGAGAGTTACGGGTATATTAATTTTTTACAACTGTCGTACGGTTCCATCATCCGTTCGCACACATTGGAAATAAAAAAGAAATTGGATGAAACCGACCAACAACTTTTAGAATTGGCCATTACCGAAATTCGGCAACGTTTCCATTCAAAATCAAAAGAAATCTATGTGCCTTTTAAGGTAAATTTGGGCGACGATATAAAAGTAACTGTCCCTAAATTGGGCGATAAAAAACATATTTTAGACTTATCGTTGCGCAACGCCAAATATTTCAGGATGGAGCGTTTTAAACAAGATAAAATTGTAGATCCCGATAGGCACGTAAACCGTATTATGGCACAAATGAAAGCGGATTTACGGCTTGCAGAAGAACCACGGCATATTGAATGTTTCGACAATAGCAATATACAAGGTACACATCCGGTGGCCGCCTGTGTGGTTTTTAAAAATGGAAAGCCCAGTAAAAAGGATTACCGCCATTTTAACATAAAAACCGTTGAAGGGCCAGACGATTTTGCCTCGATGGAAGAAGTGGTATATCGCCGATACAAACGTTTGCTGGATGAAAACCAACCTTTGCCACAGCTTATTATTATTGATGGCGGAAAGGGGCAACTCTCGTCGTCATTAAAAAGTTTGGACGCGCTGGATTTAAGAGGAAAAATTGCCATCATCGGTATTGCAAAGCGTTTGGAAGAATTATTTTACCCAGACGATCCAATTCCCTTATATTTAGATAAAAAAAGCGAAACCCTAAAAATTATACAACAACTGCGTAACGAAGCGCACCGTTTTGGCATTGAGCATCACCGAAATAAACGCAGTAAAACCGCGTTAAATACAGAGCTTGAAACCATTGCCGGCATTGGCGAAAAAACGGTTGTGGAATTATTAAGGCACTTTAAATCGGCCAAACGTGTTGCCAATGCCAAATTGGATGAGTTGGAAGCTGTGGTTGGGGTTTCGAGGGCGGAAAAGATTTATAATTATTATCATGGGAAGTAA
- a CDS encoding alpha/beta fold hydrolase, with the protein MGSKFVFKFQLYVKIIFLLITVLSFSFLNAQNIFEYEREIVNKEKYDFQEIEFENIEENIKLSGTLITPKSNFDKIVIIVSGSGKDTRYAHSKLAEKLLENNIAVYRYDERGVGKSNGKHSRKVTSLKNDLDYCVKHLFQSEATKNKQIGVIGHSLGGMASIAIAANNPQIDYLIQMATPVNAGDSFKDRISKIEIFKNRDKTIEEIQKLIDTFNLIIHSGKSLSKIKKDCEKARRKLKFSKDYYNIYLRDQMIDFVRLDTELFYKQNDKPLLYIIGEMDELVNANNNALKLQMINNKFIDVKVLKKLRSLFNYQF; encoded by the coding sequence ATGGGAAGTAAATTTGTTTTTAAGTTTCAATTATATGTGAAAATCATTTTTCTATTGATAACAGTTCTTTCATTTAGTTTTTTAAATGCTCAAAATATTTTTGAATACGAAAGAGAAATAGTTAATAAAGAAAAATATGACTTTCAGGAAATTGAATTTGAAAATATAGAAGAGAATATTAAGCTATCAGGAACTTTAATAACTCCAAAATCAAATTTTGATAAAATAGTAATTATTGTTTCAGGAAGCGGAAAAGATACAAGGTATGCACACTCAAAGCTAGCAGAAAAACTTTTAGAGAATAACATAGCTGTATATCGTTATGACGAAAGAGGCGTTGGAAAATCTAACGGAAAGCACAGTCGAAAAGTTACTTCTCTAAAAAATGATTTAGATTATTGTGTAAAACATCTATTTCAATCTGAAGCTACTAAAAATAAGCAAATAGGCGTTATAGGGCATAGTTTGGGAGGTATGGCATCAATTGCAATTGCTGCTAATAATCCTCAAATTGATTATTTAATACAAATGGCGACACCTGTTAATGCAGGAGATTCATTTAAGGATAGAATTTCTAAAATAGAAATTTTTAAAAACAGAGACAAAACTATAGAAGAAATTCAAAAATTGATTGACACATTTAATTTGATAATTCATTCTGGCAAAAGCTTATCTAAAATCAAAAAAGATTGCGAAAAAGCAAGGCGTAAACTAAAATTTTCTAAAGATTATTACAACATATATTTAAGGGATCAAATGATTGATTTTGTTAGACTTGATACCGAATTATTTTATAAACAAAATGATAAACCGTTATTATATATTATAGGGGAAATGGATGAGCTTGTCAATGCCAATAACAATGCATTAAAGTTACAGATGATAAATAATAAATTTATCGATGTTAAAGTTTTAAAAAAACTTAGATCATTATTTAACTATCAATTCTGA